The sequence TGCCGTCCGGCCAGCCCGGCAGGCGACGACCGGCCATGCGTGCGCTATGGCTCCGATCGTTCGGCACGAGGCTCAGAAGGACGTGCGAAGTCCCAGCCGTTCGCCGAAACGCTCGAGCGCGGCTTCACCGACCACGTCTTCAGCGAGCAGCGGCAGTTCTTGCAGGGCAAGGTCCGGGAGCGCTTGTCGCAGGGCATCCAGATGTCGCTGTTCCTGGGCATGTCGCTCGGCCAGAAAGGCGCCGGCGTCGGCTGGTGAGCGCTTGTTCACCACCAGGCCGGCGACATCGATGCCACTGCGCTGCAACTGGGCGTGCAGCTCGATGGTTTCCAGGACCGGCAACCGCTCGGCGGCCAGGACGATGACGAATGCGCAGCGTTGTGGGTCCTGGATCACTTCGCGCAGCAGGCTGAAACGCTCGCGACGCCGGTAAAGCAACTGACGCACGCGCTGTTGACGATCACTCCCGTCGCTGGGCTCGCGACCCACCACGCTTTCGCCCAGTCCCCCGTCATCCTTGCCCAGATTGCGCAACACATCGCCAAAGCGCTTGCTGCGTTCCTGGCGTTGCAGCAGGCCCTCGGTCCAGGCGGTCATCATTTCCGGCAGCGCCATGAGCCGCGAGGTATGGCCGGACGGGGCGGTGTCGAAGACCAGCAGGTCGTAGTCTTCGAGGCCCTGGATCAGGGTGTCCGCGATGCGCTCGAGCAGCGCCGCTTCGTGCATGCCGGGCGCATCGCGAGACAGCGCCATGTGCTTGTCGACTTCGCCGGCCAGATGCGGCGGCATCAAGCGGCGCAACGCACCGCCCACTTCGTCGAGGTGTTGGCGCACCGTTTCATCGGGGTCCAGCTCCAGGCCATCGAGGCCGGCCGCCAACCGAACGCTACTGGAGCCAATGGCTCGATTCCACAGATGGCCCAGGTTGTGCGCCGGATCGGTGGATACCAGGAGCACACGGCGCCCGGCGCGCGCCTGCTGCAATGCCGTGGCGGCGGCGACGGTGGTCTTGCCGACGCCGCCCTTGCCGCCGATGAACAGCACCCGCTTTCGGGCGGCCAGTGCTAGCAACATCCGATGTGGTCCAGTGGAGAGTGCTCCATGCCCATGCGTCGATGCCAGTCATGGAAGCGCTGGTAGAGTTCCGGCATCAGTTCCAGGGTGTACCAGGTGGCCGGGTTCGGCACGCCCAGCGCTTCGGAGAAGACCAGCAGCATGAACAGGTCGTCCTCATCGCGCCGGGCGCGGGCGAACGTGCGCCGGTAGGGCGCTATGTAGAACTCCCGCAGCCCATCCGACAAGCGCTGGAAGAACGGCCGCGGTGTCACGGCAGCGGCTCGTCGGTGGTCATCTCGGCAGCCGGATCGCGGCCCTGGCGCATGGCGATGATCGCCTCGAGTGTGACCCACAGGGCGGCAATCAGGATCACGATGTCCATACCCAGCAGCAACCAGTTTTCCGCGCGGTAGAACTGACCCATCTGCACCAGCAAGGCGTAGATCGACATGGTCAGCAGGAACACAAGTGGCACCAGGGTATACACGGCAGGACGGCCCTGCTTGATCAGCAACACGGTGATGATCGATAGGGTCAGGCCCGCCAGCAGCTGGTTGGTGGTGCCGAACAGCGGCCAGATTGCCATGCCGCCGCTGCCCTCGGCACCGGCGCCGAAGGCCAGCGCCATGCACACGCCAACCGCAATCAGGGTGCCGACGAGGGTGTTCACTTTCATTCCGGCCAGCTCGCCCGCTTCCTGGATCACGAAGCGCTGCAAACGCAGGCCGGTATCCATGGTGGTGCCGGCGAAGAGGATTGCCATCACCGCGAGAATGGTTGCACCGAGATCTGCCGGCAGGCCCAGGCCGTTGGCAAGCAGGGTCCCGCCGCCCTGAACGAAGGCGTTTACACCGCCTTGGCCGAACGCGGTGTACACCTGCTGCCAGTCCAGCAGCGTGGCGAAGCCGGCCGTGCAGCAGATGATCGCGGCCAGCGAGAGCATGCCTTCACCGACGGCGCCGAAATAGCCGACGAAGCGGGCATCGGTTTCCTTGTCCAACTGCTTCGACGTGGTGCCGGACGCCACCAGCCCGTGAAAGCCGGAAATGGCACCGCAGGCGATGGTGACGAACAGTAGCGGCACGATGCTCGGGCTGTCGCTCGGCAGTTCGGCGTTCCAGGCGGGCGCGACCAGCTCCGGTGCGCCGAACAACACGGCGAAATACAGCAGGCCGAGGCCGACGAACAGTTGCAGGCCGTTGATGTAGTCGCGCGGCTGCAGCAAGACCCACACGGGAAGCAGCGAGGCGATGGCGGCGTAGGCGAACAGCAGCAGAATCCAGAACGATTTCGCACTGAGGCCCATCACCGTTTCGGGCAGGCTGATCGGGTAGGCACTGCCCAGCAGAATCAGCAGGTAGAGCACGATCACGCCGCCCAATGACGGCCACAGCAGCTTGACGTTGTAGCGGTAGATCAACTGGCCGATCACCAGGGCCACGACGATCGCACCCCACACCGGAATCACCGAGGTCGGCGTCGACACCAGCAGGTTCGAGATCACCGCGGCAAAGGCGCCGTTGACCATCAACAGCACCAGGAAGATCACCACCAGAAACAGGCTGCGCCCGCGCGAACCGATCAACCGGCCGCTGAGCATGCCCACCGACTGGCCTTTGTTGCGGGCGCTGGCCCACAGCGCGCCGAAATCGTGGATGCCAGCGAAAAAGATGGTGCCCAGCACCACCCAGAGGAACGCCGGGACCCAGCCCCATATCACCGCGATGGCCGGACCGACGATGGGTGCCGCGCCCGCCACCGAGGTGAAGTGGTGGCCCCAGAGCACGAATTTGTTGGTCGGCACGTAATCCACGCCGTCGCGCATGGTATGGGCCGGGGTGCGGTAGTTGGGGTCGAGGCGATAGATCTTCTCGGCGATGAACTTCGAGTAGAACAGATACCCCAGCGACATCGCCGCCAGCCCCACAATCATCAACGCAATCGCACTCATTCGATAGCTCCTCGCACGCGTGCCCGACAGGCATCACGCAGGCTTGGGCTGCTGCCCGACAATGACTTGATCACCCCAGCGGGTGCGGTGTTCGGTATCGACCAGCAAAGCCCGGCGTTGACGCCTCGGCGTTGTGCCAGAACTGGCGATTGAGGTTCGAGCGGCTGCGGCGTGAAAGGTTTCCCGTCGATGACCGCACGAGCCCTGACCCGGCATCCCGCGCGTCGGCCATGGCGACGGGTTCGGGACGGGTCTGGCCCCCGATTGACCAAAACCGATTCTGCCTGTGTAGACAGCGAAACGCGAACCCTCGCCGAGCATTCAGGTCCTTTGAAGACAAACCTGGGCCAGGGGCTCGCGTTCGGGCGGCCGGCGACGCGCTGGATCGATGCCGCTTTGCGGCCATGAAGGATCCTCGTGCAACGCCGCGAAAGCCAGGCGGGCAAGCCTGCAGCGCCCGCGGTCGGGCTGTCCACGGCGTTGGCCACCAGCGCGAACGAGCCGGCCCCCGATCCGATGGAAGCAAGCGGACCTCGACGATCCGCGTGAACAAGGAGACGCCGTGACGACAGACACCGGATCGCATCGCCGCTGGCTCGATGGGCTGGCGTGGTCGCTGTTCTACGCCGCGATCTGGGCGTTGTTCACCAGGGGCAGCGGCTGGACGCTGGGCCTGCCAAGCGTGCTGCTTGCTGCTGGGCTGTCGCTCTGGCTGGGGCTGCGGCCCTGGCGGCTCTCCTGGCGGAGATTGCCGGGGTTCGTCTGGTTTTTCCTGAGCCGCATGGCGTTCGGCGCCTGGGACGTTGCCGTGCGCGCGATGCTGCCTGGACCCTCGCTCCAACCGGTCTGGGTCGATTATCGGATGCGCTGCCAATCGCCACGGGTACGGTTGCTGCTTTCTGCGATGGTCGGTTTGCTACCCGGCACGTTGTCGTCGCGAATCGACGGCGATTGCATGCGCCTTCACGTGCTCGATGAGCGGCAACCATGGCACGCGACGGTGATCGATCTGGAAGCTCGCCTGGCGCGGCTGCTTGACGGCAGGGGCGAGCCCTGATGGCGCTGTACTCAACGCTGTTGCTGGTGACCATCGCCGTTGGCCTGGTGCGCGTGGTCCTGGGCCCGACACGGGTGGATCGGCTGCTGGCCATCCAACTGTTCGGCACCGCTGGCACGGCGTTGCTGCTGGTCCTGGCGCACTGGCAGGAGCAACCGGCACTGCGCGACGTGGCGCTGCTGATGGGGTTGCTCGCCGCAGTCGCGACGGCCGCCCTGGTTCAGTTGCTGCGGCGCAGGCAGCATGACTGACCTGCTGATCGCGGCGCTGAGCGGGCTGTTGATGCTTGGCGGCCTGTTTTTCTTCGCCGCCGGCAGCCTTGGGCTGCTGCGTTTTCCCGATGCGGTGAGCCGGCTGCATGCCCTGACCAAGGCCGATACGCTCGGTCTCGGGCTGGTCGTCGCTGGCCTGTCGATTCGTACCGAGAGCCTGTACGAGGTGGGGCAGATGCTGTTGATCTGGCTGTTGCTGCTGGCTTCGGGCGCCACGGCCTGCCAGTTGCTGGCACGGCAGGCCGGTGAGGGTCCGCGCGATGACTGAGTGGCTATGGGATGGCGCGCTGGGGTTACTGCTGCTGGGGCTGGCCGTGGGTGCGCTGCACGGGCGGCACCTTTACACCAGCGTGCTGCTGTTCATTGCCTTCGGCCTGGCGCTTGCGTTGGTCTGGGCACGCCTGGGGGCGGCGGACCTGGCGCTGGCCGAGGCCGCCATCGGAGCCGGGCTGACCGGTGTTCTGCTGTTCTCTGCGCTGGCGCGTCGAGCGGGACCGGCCGAGCGGCCGACCATGGCCCCGACGCGCCAGCGCCTGGCCGCGGCGGCGGTGGTGTTGCCATTGCTGATCATGCTGGTGCAGGGGCTCGCACCGCTGGCTGATGGCCGCTCAGCGCTGCCTGATGAAATCGACCGGGTGCTGCCGAGCACTGGGGTCAGTCATCCGGTCACCGCCGTGCTGTTGAACCTGCGTGCCTGGGATACCTTGCTGGAGTTGGCCGTGCTGTTGCTGGCGCTGATAGGCGCACGACAGCTCGGGCCACAGCGTCTCGACCTGGCAGAGCCGTGGCCGCTATTGCGTGCCTGGGCTCGGGTGCTGGCACCGCTGCTCGTGCTGACGGCCGGCTACGTGCTCTGGCGTGGCGCCCACTCACCGGGCGGGGCGTTCCAGGCGGGTGCATTGCTGGCTGCCGGCGTGGTGTTGCTGCGCTTGTCGGCGTTGTTGCCCGGATTGCGCTGGTCCTTCGTCCCGCTTCGGATGCTGGTGCTCGGCGGCGTCTGGCTGTTCCTCGTCGTCGCCCTGCTTACCGCCTGGCTGGGGGAGGGCTGGCTGGACTATCCGGACGGTTGGGCCAAAACGATCATCCTGCTGATCGAAGCGGTGGCGACACTGTCGATCGCCGCCAGCCTCAGCCTGTTGGTGATCGGTGAAGGCGAGGAGGCCTCGCGGTGAGCGCCGCGTTGTTCTGGATGGTCGTGGGGGCCGCGCTCTGGCTGCTCGGATTGCACGGCCTGTTGACCCTGCGCCAGGCGTTGCGGCGGATCATGGCGTTCAATCTGATGGGCAGTGGCGTGTTTCTGGTGATGATCGCCCTGGCGACGCGTAGCCAGCCGAGCGATCCGTTGCTGGTGGCGCTGGTGGTTACCGGGCTGGTGGTGGCCGTCAGCGCTACGGCGCTCGCCCTGCGACTGGCCGGGGCCATGCGCGGCGAAGGGGCACGGCATCGATGACGCCGGCCCTGGTGAGTCTGTCGCTGCCGTTGTTCGGCGGCCTGCTCTTGCTGGCGATACAGCCGCGCCGTAACGGCCTGTGGGTGATTGCGATCAGCTTCGCCAGTCTGCTGGCGGCGGCCGTGGCGTTGCACCAGACCATGCTGATGGGACCGCAATGGCTGCACCTCGGTGGCTGGGACACGCCGCTGGCGATCCGTTTCCGTCTGACTGCGCTGACCGCCTTGCTGATGGTCTTCACCGCCGGGCTGCATCTGCTGGTGGCGCTTTACGCCGCGCGCAGCCCGCATGCCACCGGGGGCGAGGACTACTGGCCACTGTCCTGCCTGCTGCACGCCACGCTGGTCGCGCTGTGGCTGTCTGCGGATCTGTTCAATCTGTACGTCACGCTCGAATTGCTCAGCCTGGCAGCGGTTGCGTTGGTGGCATTGGCCGGACGCCAGGCCTACCGGCCAGCCTTCAATTACCTGATGCTGTCGCTGGCCGGGTCGCTCGCTTATCTGTTCGGCGTCGCGCTGTTCTATGGCCGCTACGGCATGCTCGACATCGCGCTGCTGAGCGAGCAGGTCGAGGCCGATGCCAGCACCCGGCTGGCGCTCTTGCTGATGACCGTCGGTTTGATGCTCAAGGCCGCGCTATGGCCGCTGCACCTGTGGTTGCCACCGGCACACTCCGGCGCGCCGACGGCGGTCAGTGCGCTGCTCTCCGCCCTGGTGGTCAAGGGGCCGATCTATATCCTCTGGCTGGTCTGGACCCAGCTCGCCCCGCCCGAAGTGGCCCGTCAGGCGGGCGGTCTGTTCGCCGCCGCGGGCGTGCTGGCGCTGCTGTCGGGTGGCTGGTCGGCGCTGCGCGCGCCACGCCTGAAGATGCTGGTGGCCTATTCGACCGTCGCGCAACTGGGGTATGCATTGCTGGCGCTGGGCCTGCTGCTGCGCTGGCAGGAGCCGCGCATGACAGCGGCATTGTGGTTGTTCATCCTCGCCCACGGCCTGGCCAAGGTCTCGATGTTCCTTGCCGCCGGCGAGCTGCAACGGGTGCTCGGCACGCGTCGGGTGCGTGCATTGAAAGGCGCCAGCCAGAACATGCCGGTGGCGATGGCGACCTTCGCCGTGGCCGGCGCCAGCCTGATCGGCTTGCCGCCCAGCGGGGGGTTTCTCGCCAAATGGCTGTTGTTGCAGCCGTTGTTCGAGCGGCCACAGCATTGGCCGTGGGCCTTAGGCGTACTGCTTGGCACGCTGATGTCGGCGGCCTACGTATTTCGCGTGGTAGCGCTGGGCTTCGATCGTGCCCGACCGAACCCGCCGAGCACCGTGCCGGATCGCCTGGCGCAATGGTTGGCCATG is a genomic window of Stutzerimonas stutzeri containing:
- a CDS encoding carbon starvation CstA family protein — its product is MSAIALMIVGLAAMSLGYLFYSKFIAEKIYRLDPNYRTPAHTMRDGVDYVPTNKFVLWGHHFTSVAGAAPIVGPAIAVIWGWVPAFLWVVLGTIFFAGIHDFGALWASARNKGQSVGMLSGRLIGSRGRSLFLVVIFLVLLMVNGAFAAVISNLLVSTPTSVIPVWGAIVVALVIGQLIYRYNVKLLWPSLGGVIVLYLLILLGSAYPISLPETVMGLSAKSFWILLLFAYAAIASLLPVWVLLQPRDYINGLQLFVGLGLLYFAVLFGAPELVAPAWNAELPSDSPSIVPLLFVTIACGAISGFHGLVASGTTSKQLDKETDARFVGYFGAVGEGMLSLAAIICCTAGFATLLDWQQVYTAFGQGGVNAFVQGGGTLLANGLGLPADLGATILAVMAILFAGTTMDTGLRLQRFVIQEAGELAGMKVNTLVGTLIAVGVCMALAFGAGAEGSGGMAIWPLFGTTNQLLAGLTLSIITVLLIKQGRPAVYTLVPLVFLLTMSIYALLVQMGQFYRAENWLLLGMDIVILIAALWVTLEAIIAMRQGRDPAAEMTTDEPLP
- a CDS encoding hydrogenase subunit MbhD domain-containing protein is translated as MTEWLWDGALGLLLLGLAVGALHGRHLYTSVLLFIAFGLALALVWARLGAADLALAEAAIGAGLTGVLLFSALARRAGPAERPTMAPTRQRLAAAAVVLPLLIMLVQGLAPLADGRSALPDEIDRVLPSTGVSHPVTAVLLNLRAWDTLLELAVLLLALIGARQLGPQRLDLAEPWPLLRAWARVLAPLLVLTAGYVLWRGAHSPGGAFQAGALLAAGVVLLRLSALLPGLRWSFVPLRMLVLGGVWLFLVVALLTAWLGEGWLDYPDGWAKTIILLIEAVATLSIAASLSLLVIGEGEEASR
- a CDS encoding monovalent cation/H+ antiporter complex subunit F: MALYSTLLLVTIAVGLVRVVLGPTRVDRLLAIQLFGTAGTALLLVLAHWQEQPALRDVALLMGLLAAVATAALVQLLRRRQHD
- a CDS encoding cation:proton antiporter; its protein translation is MTDLLIAALSGLLMLGGLFFFAAGSLGLLRFPDAVSRLHALTKADTLGLGLVVAGLSIRTESLYEVGQMLLIWLLLLASGATACQLLARQAGEGPRDD
- a CDS encoding ArsA family ATPase, whose product is MLLALAARKRVLFIGGKGGVGKTTVAAATALQQARAGRRVLLVSTDPAHNLGHLWNRAIGSSSVRLAAGLDGLELDPDETVRQHLDEVGGALRRLMPPHLAGEVDKHMALSRDAPGMHEAALLERIADTLIQGLEDYDLLVFDTAPSGHTSRLMALPEMMTAWTEGLLQRQERSKRFGDVLRNLGKDDGGLGESVVGREPSDGSDRQQRVRQLLYRRRERFSLLREVIQDPQRCAFVIVLAAERLPVLETIELHAQLQRSGIDVAGLVVNKRSPADAGAFLAERHAQEQRHLDALRQALPDLALQELPLLAEDVVGEAALERFGERLGLRTSF
- a CDS encoding Na+/H+ antiporter subunit E; the protein is MTTDTGSHRRWLDGLAWSLFYAAIWALFTRGSGWTLGLPSVLLAAGLSLWLGLRPWRLSWRRLPGFVWFFLSRMAFGAWDVAVRAMLPGPSLQPVWVDYRMRCQSPRVRLLLSAMVGLLPGTLSSRIDGDCMRLHVLDERQPWHATVIDLEARLARLLDGRGEP
- a CDS encoding cory-CC-star protein; this translates as MTPRPFFQRLSDGLREFYIAPYRRTFARARRDEDDLFMLLVFSEALGVPNPATWYTLELMPELYQRFHDWHRRMGMEHSPLDHIGCC
- a CDS encoding NADH-quinone oxidoreductase subunit K, yielding MSAALFWMVVGAALWLLGLHGLLTLRQALRRIMAFNLMGSGVFLVMIALATRSQPSDPLLVALVVTGLVVAVSATALALRLAGAMRGEGARHR
- a CDS encoding complex I subunit 5 family protein, giving the protein MTPALVSLSLPLFGGLLLLAIQPRRNGLWVIAISFASLLAAAVALHQTMLMGPQWLHLGGWDTPLAIRFRLTALTALLMVFTAGLHLLVALYAARSPHATGGEDYWPLSCLLHATLVALWLSADLFNLYVTLELLSLAAVALVALAGRQAYRPAFNYLMLSLAGSLAYLFGVALFYGRYGMLDIALLSEQVEADASTRLALLLMTVGLMLKAALWPLHLWLPPAHSGAPTAVSALLSALVVKGPIYILWLVWTQLAPPEVARQAGGLFAAAGVLALLSGGWSALRAPRLKMLVAYSTVAQLGYALLALGLLLRWQEPRMTAALWLFILAHGLAKVSMFLAAGELQRVLGTRRVRALKGASQNMPVAMATFAVAGASLIGLPPSGGFLAKWLLLQPLFERPQHWPWALGVLLGTLMSAAYVFRVVALGFDRARPNPPSTVPDRLAQWLAMLPALLVLSLALISEPLLLWLGGVAR